One window of Populus nigra chromosome 5, ddPopNigr1.1, whole genome shotgun sequence genomic DNA carries:
- the LOC133695221 gene encoding nitrate regulatory gene2 protein-like yields the protein MGVGMSKVDRLELVSLCKERKELIKAAVDCRYELISAHIMYVQSFLDMGNALHRFLEEDLEIISDFSCDCSDEDSHLKFSSSDLESETDSVNEHLHFSGESSGSEKDFQAGANSSGHMGNMSSSVPAGSIHRYPDLDNDDVYVPIVDMRYPQENNKVPLDATMDTTKNNVTYAPNGNWESAKNPMDFPYYYEFWSPPVRAANPEEESTPAATSSPEPAGSAWRFNPFNTEVDDLYHYCNYYSQESITGDRGESDDSEVRKTREKEGIPDLEDDTDQSILRKTRYKKKSSEKNTSGDTGADPKNDDHVQSEQEKESKNTPDTIEENAMACSSSRGLIKIEQEKAMEEGESSEEAQSFTCNGECPGTDIHSPWGLQQAVNEIKNAFETSFNYGQEVSILLEAGKLPYQTTGAKFKVFASRLVSLAVPFALSSQHPAFVHSSRSAAKKMKSAKVVCENYKDVDRKSDHLSSTLEKLHVWEKKLYEEVKLEEKLRVSYDKEWKRLKRLDDRGAESSQIDRTQASVKSLLSKIKVPVSAIEAISIRIHKIRDEELQAQVNELIIGLSRMWKLIIKCHKKQLQAIKNAETYVHIAGMHTRKGSRLKATKNLEKETWKWAARFSHYIKTQKDFVSLLNNWLLGYISEELKTLDEADRLSPNRIGAPAIFIVCNDWHNAIQDISEDGVYKAIHGFASSLHHLQEKREEEHRQRIKTEQLLKDLEDQFEKDVIVAMQEMLDEQKATHQEAIKLANDAASDCLRVSLPPVFETLESFCLENLKAYEKIRIPNASTSR from the exons ATGGGTGTTGGAATGTCCAAGGTGGATAGGTTAGAGTTGGTGAGTCTTTGTAAAGAAAGGAAGGAATTGATTAAGGCTGCTGTTGATTGTCGTTATGAATTAATTTCAGCTCACATTATGTATGTGCAATCTTTTTTAGACATGGGGAATGCGCTTCATCGATTTTTAGAGGAAGATTTAGAGATTATTTCTGATTTCTCTTGTGATTGCTCTGATGAGGATTCACATTTGAAATTTTCTTCCTCAGATTTGGAGTCAGAAACTGATTCTGTTAATGAACACTTGCATTTTTCAGGAGAGTCTTCTGGGTCAGAGAAAGATTTTCAAGCAGGGGCGAATTCAAGTGGACATATGGGAAATATGTCTTCTAGTGTTCCTGCTGGTTCTATACATAGATACCCTGATCTTGACAATGACGATGTATATGTTCCAATTGTTGATATGAGGTATcctcaagaaaacaataaagttCCTTTGGATGCTACAATGGATACTACGAAAAACAATGTCACATATGCTCCTAATGGAAATTGGGAATCTGCTAAAAATCCAATGGACTTTCCGTATTATTATGAGTTTTGGTCCCCTCCTGTCCGTGCTGCTAATCCTGAAGAAGAGAGCACTCCTGCTGCCACCTCTTCTCCTGAACCTGCAGGTTCTGCTTGGAGATTCAATCCATTTAACACCGAGGTTGATGATCTCTATCATTACTGTAATTACTATTCTCAGGAGAGTATAACTGGTGACAGAGGTGAGAGTGATGATTCTGAAGTAAGAAAAACCAGGGAGAAAGAGGGGATCCCTGATTTGGAAGATGATACTGATCAAAGTATATTAAGGAAAACAAGATACAAGAAGAAATCATCAGAGAAAAATACAAGTGGAGACACCGGTGCTGACCCAAAGAATGATGATCACGTACAGTCAGAACAAGAAAAGGAATCTAAAAACACGCCTGACACCATTGAAGAAAATGCCATGGCATGTTCCAGCTCCCGTGGATTGATCAAAATAGAACAAGAGAAAGCAATGGAGGAAGGTGAGAGTTCAGAGGAGGCCCAGTCATTCACCTGCAATGGTGAATGTCCCGGAACAGATATCCATAGTCCATGGGGTCTTCAGCAAGCAGTAAATGAAATCAAGAATGCATTTGAGACTTCTTTCAACTATGGACAAGAGGTTTCCATATTGCTTGAGGCAGGCAAGCTGCCTTATCAGACTACGGGTGCCAAATTTAAAG TATTTGCCTCTCGGCTTGTAAGTTTGGCGGTTCCTTTTGCATTGTCTTCACAGCACCCAGCTTTTGTTCACTCAAGTAGATCTGCTGCCAAGAAAATGAAGTCAGCCAAAGTTGTGTGTGAAAATTATAAGGATGTTGATAGAAAATCCGATCACCTGTCATCCACTTTGGAGAAGCTGCATGTATGGGAGAAGAAACTCTACGAGGAGGTTAAG CTTGAGGAAAAACTCCGTGTTTCTTATGATAAAGAGTGGAAGAGGCTAAAAAGGCTAGATGATAGAGGTGCTGAGTCCAGTCAGATTGATAGGACACAAGCTTCTGTCAAAagtttgctttcaaaaattaaagttcCTGTCAGTGCAATTGAGGCAATATCGATCAGGATTCACAAAATAAGAGATGAAGAGCTGCAAGCCCAAGTGAATGAATTGATTATCGG ATTGTCAAGAATGTGGAAGCTCATAATCAAGTGCCACAAAAAGCAATTACAAGCAATTAAAAATGCTGAAACATATGTGCATATAGCTGGGATGCACACCCGCAAAGGTTCACGCTTAAAGGCTACTAAAAACCTAGAGAAAGAAACTTGGAAATGGGCTGCACGCTTTAGTCACTATATTAAAACCCAGAAAGATTTTGTGTCATTGTTGAACAATTGGCTTCTGGGGTACATATCTGAGGAGTTGAAAACTCTAGATGAAGCTGATCGATTGTCTCCAAACCGGATAGGAGCTCCTGCCATTTTCATTGTTTGTAATGATTGGCACAACGCAATTCAGGATATTTCAGAAGATGGAGTGTACAAGGCCATTCATGGTTTTGCCTCGAGCTTACACCATTTACAGGAGAAGCGAGAAGAAGAACACCGACAGAGAATTAAAACTGAACAACTTTTGAAGGATTTAGAGGATCAATTTGAGAAAGATGTTATAGTCGCGATGCAGGAGATGTTAGATGAACAAAAAGCAACACATCAAGAAGCTATTAAACTAGCCAATGATGCTGCCTCAGATTGCTTGAGAGTTAGTCTGCCTCCTGTTTTTGAGACTTTAGAGAGCTTCTGTCTGGAGAATTTGAAAGCTTATGAGAAAATCAGAATACCAAATGCAAGTACAAGCAGATAA
- the LOC133693996 gene encoding fatty acid amide hydrolase-like, with protein MGLFRAKGVVYKPVENVNLGPDSDEFYLQANVKAPRMAGFPVKIFAWFLESRIFGTFLLYILKRNNLIHKLVTNAELKESPVYVPMHPFEELNEQEVKHIDSGLSPSEQVQQAINCLPLPSEKIVNGLKPSFRHWTIMDYSKAYSSGEITPCMVAEQLVTAIRESSSPPMDMAFFINYDAEDILRQAKESTRRYERGEPISALDGVPIAIKDEIDCSPYPTTGGTKWLHKFRSCKGDACCVMRLRSCGAVIIGKTNMHELGAGTSGINPHYGATRNPYNPGMISGGSSSGSAAVVAAGLCPVALGVDGGGSVRMPAALCGVVGFKPTFGRVPHAGVLPLNWTVGMVGVLAGTIEDAFIVYAAINGPLPSHETSAIPLPKVYFPLLQSTNSVSNVILARYGEWFSDCGDDIRTCCSQALDQLSEKFGWKTVDVTIPDIESMRLAHYLTIGSECTAALGSYLEKLDNAESGWDLRVALCVYGSFSGEEYIKAQKLRSRQMQFHRNIFTKADVIVTPTVGVTAYPIFDDALKTGELDYINGAALVRYQIAGNFLGLPAVTVPVGYDKNGLPIGLQFIGRPWSEPTLIHIAYAMQTLCFSKYRKPQVFYDLLKKD; from the exons ATGGGATTGTTCAGAGCTAAAGGTGTGGTCTACAAGCCTGTGGAGAATGTTAATCTTGGCCCTGACAGTGATGAATTCTATCTGCAAGCCAATGTCAAAG CTCCTCGCATGGCTGGATTTCCTGTCAAGATTTTCGCCTGGTTTCTCGAGTCGCGGATTTTTGGAACATTCCTGCTGTACATTTTGAAGAGAAACAATCTGATTCACAAG CTAGTTACAAATGCAGAACTGAAGGAATCGCCTGTGTACGTCCCTATGCATCCATTTGAAG AGCTCAATGAACAAGAAGTCAAGCACATAGATTCTGGTCTATCACCGTCTGAGCAAGTTCAGCAGGCAATTAACTGTCTGCCTCTGCCTTCAGAGAAAATTGTAAATGGATTGAAGCCATCTTTCCGTCACTGGACAATAATGGATTATTCTAAAGCCTACAGCTCAGGAGAAATAACTCCATGCATG GTTGCAGAACAATTAGTAACTGCCATCCGTGAATCTTCCAGTCCTCCAATGGACATggcattttttattaattatgatgcTGAAGATATTTTAAGGCAGGCTAAAGAATCAACTCGTCGGTATGAAAGAG GGGAGCCAATATCAGCTCTAGATGGAGTTCCAATTGCaataaaggatgaaatagaCTGTAGCCCTTATCCGACAACAG GTGGGACAAAGTGGTTGCACAAATTCAGATCTTGTAAAGGTGATGCTTGCTGTGTTATGCGTCTCAGATCATGTGGTGCTGTAATTATTGGAAAAACCAATATGCATGAGCTTGGAGCTGGAACAAGTGGAATAAATCCTCACTACGG GGCTACTAGAAATCCATACAATCCTGGCATGATCTCTGGAGGTTCATCTAGTGGATCAGCTGCTGTGGTAGCTGCAGGACTTTGCCCTGTTGCCCTTGGTGTTGATGGGGGAG GATCCGTGAGAATGCCTGCAGCTCTTTGTGGTGTTGTTGGTTTCAAACCAACTTTCGGGCGTGTACCTCACGCTGG TGTTCTTCCTCTGAACTGGACAGTTGGGATGGTAGGAGTATTAGCAGGCACGATAGAGGATGCGTTTATAGT ttATGCAGCTATAAATGGCCCACTTCCTTCCCATGAAACCTCTGCTATACCGCTG CCAAAGGTATACTTCCCACTGCTGCAATCAACAAATTCAGTGTCAAACGTCATATTGGCAAGATATGGGGAG TGGTTTAGTGATTGCGGTGATGATATTAGAACATGTTGTTCCCAAGCATTGGACCAGCTTTCTGAGAAGTTTGGGTGGAAG ACTGTAGATGTTACCATACCAGACATAGAATCAATGCGCCTCGCACATTACTTAACAATCGGATCTGAGTGCACTGCTGCACTTGGTTCTTATCTAGAGAAGTT GGATAATGCAGAATCAGGATGGGATTTAAGGGTAGCACTTTGTGTATATGGTTCTTTCAGTGGTGAAGAGTATATAAAAGCTCAGAAACTCAG GAGCCGGCAGATGCAATTTCACAGGAATATATTTACAAAAGCAGATGTCATTGTCACACCGACAGTAGG CGTAACTGCATACCCAATTTTCGATGATGCTCTCAAGACTGGTGAGCTGGACTACATTAATGGAG CTGCACTAGTTCGGTATCAGATAGCAGGAAATTTTCTGGGATTGCCAGCAGTTACCGTTCCA GTTGGATATGACAAAAATGGGTTGCCTATAGGCCTCCAATTTATCGGAAGGCCATGGTCAGAACCAACATTGATCCATATAGCTTATGCTATGCAG ACTCTCTGCTTTTCAAAGTACAGAAAACCACAGGTTTTCTATGATTTGCTCAAGAAAGATTAA